From uncultured Tateyamaria sp.:
TTTCGGTTAAAGTGATGCGCTTGACCAAGCATGGGTCCGAACCCTGCTGCCTGCCAAAAGAGCCATTGCAAGACCTCCATCCGCTCCGGCGCGGTCTTTGGAAGAAAGAGGCCGGTCTTTTCGGCCAGATAGAGCAATATCGCCCCGGACTCGAAGACTTCCTGCCGTGAAAGACCGTCTGACGGTGCGTGATCAACGATCGCAGGGATCTTGTTGTTCGGATTGATCGACAGGAATTGCGGTGAAAACTGCTCGTCTTTCTGGATATCGACTGCCGTGACACGGTACGCGAGTTCCATTTCCTCAAGGCAGATTGCCACTTTGTGACCGTTGGATGTTTTCCAATAATAAAGCTCAATCATCGCTGACCCCGAAGACGTTGATGAGGTTCCCGTCCGGATCGCGAAACAGCGTCGACGTCGAACCGGCATCATCAAGCACGAGTTCTTCCCAAAGAGTCTCGACCTCGTTCGCGTTCAGATATTGTGTGAAACCGGACAGATCGTTCACATCAAACACGATGGCCTTGAACCCTTGCGTAAGCAGATGGGTTGGGGGTGGGGTATCCAGTTCTGGCAACCGTTCGGAGCCTTCGACCTCAAGCAGTTCCAGCCGAACATCCGCGAGGGCGATGAATGCGACCTTTGCGGAGACCGGTTCAAAATAGGTTTGGGATACGACCTCGAACCCGAGGATGTCGCGGTAGAACGCGATGCTTTCGTCCAGATCGGAAACGGAGATCGCAACATTGTTGAATGTCAGATCAAATTCCTGTGCCTTGGCGGTTGTTGTCATCATGCCGACAGCGACGATTGCGGCAAATACTGTGGGATATCTCACTTTTTCAGATCCTTAGGTTTCGTTCTGCATCACGAACGACAGAAAATCCCGGTCGTGACGTCAGCCGCGCG
This genomic window contains:
- a CDS encoding VOC family protein, which encodes MMTTTAKAQEFDLTFNNVAISVSDLDESIAFYRDILGFEVVSQTYFEPVSAKVAFIALADVRLELLEVEGSERLPELDTPPPTHLLTQGFKAIVFDVNDLSGFTQYLNANEVETLWEELVLDDAGSTSTLFRDPDGNLINVFGVSDD
- a CDS encoding glutathione S-transferase N-terminal domain-containing protein — its product is MIELYYWKTSNGHKVAICLEEMELAYRVTAVDIQKDEQFSPQFLSINPNNKIPAIVDHAPSDGLSRQEVFESGAILLYLAEKTGLFLPKTAPERMEVLQWLFWQAAGFGPMLGQAHHFNRKAPDDAHYARERYNKEALHLYGVLDRRLEGRDFVAGAYSIADMMIFPWVQRHAWQNVDLNDFPAVHSWSERISARPAIQKAYALPDRLGI